Proteins from a genomic interval of Saccopteryx leptura isolate mSacLep1 chromosome 13, mSacLep1_pri_phased_curated, whole genome shotgun sequence:
- the DCLRE1A gene encoding DNA cross-link repair 1A protein: MLEDTCSEDIWEYKSKRKPKGVHTNNCSETIPQSVEKATDGKYQSKRNRNKRTVKAKEKAKGPEVCLGETDSQTSILSSQNSSCGDGTQQSQGQETTPGKHRRTPKRKHVSPKIRPIYEGYCPSCQMPFSSLIGQTPRWHVFECLDAPPVSETECPDGLLCTSVIPSHYKRYTHLLLAQSRSGNSPISSSSHGLGGSFSETNSASLSSLEERKWPCQKQTENLQNVSFAPLLVTQCLKTSQSPTETKKNISSSTNTQMSQQAPRFTQCVNNNKLVGVSLPLAEELDSQNSAHINVPLPENDWSDCEISYSPLQSDEETYDDIDKKLDNSQQELLFAESSKGGSLEDDNSCSLLENFHCPFLRDQEESGSQVNSFLTQDKYNTLNDSSQPLFRDESMILCHDPAYSDDGDGFLVFPRALAGVFASSYHTPEAKPDDPEFHLSPSNKQKQLTEESAVYNQICLPLLESQMTKPFESQVLGSCLSFHPTQSKIGELSSKDVSAKNSPKSACFCRKALVGMLDSKVTGINTERISGTLTAAKSLKMLPSGSQCNATQPSTKVMKQMDIGVYFGLPPKKKEEKVLEGSTLEGMNLHPVLSPNEKRSRQCKRKAGKSLSDLEFDAKSLNENSQSAELSSKKAQHQRKRLKKSDSLQEGTPQKRSDYRINRRKATAVHLSNNIFVKSACGRCQRSNTKIPESSYAGELRKRTCPFYKKISGTGFTVDAFQYGLVEGCTAYFLTHFHSDHYAGLSKHFTFPIYCSEITGNLLKSKLHVQEQYIHPLPMDTECIVNGVSVVLLDANHCPGSVMILFKLPNGKVLLHTGDFRADPSMERSLLAGQKVHTLYLDTTYCSPEYCFPSQREVIQFAINTAFEAVTRNPCTLVVCGTYSIGKEKVFLAIADVLCSKVGMSQEKYKTLRCLNLPEVNDLITTDMCTSLVHLLPMMQINFKGLQSHLKKFNGRYDQILAFRPTGWTHSNKLTCITDVVPQTKGNISIYGIPYSEHSSYLEMKHFVQWLKPQTIIPTVNVGSVKSRRAMEKYFKEWKLEAGY; this comes from the exons ATGTTAGAAGACACTTGTTCAGAAGACATCTGGGAATATAAATccaaaagaaaacccaaaggaGTACATACAAATAATTGCTCTGAGACTATTCCACAATCTGTTGAAAAAGCAACAGATGGAAAATACCAGTCTAAacgaaacagaaataaaagaactgTGAAAGCGAAAGAAAAGGCAAAGGGCCCTGAAGTGTGTcttggagaaacagatagtcagaCTTCCATACTTTCTAGTCAGAATTCCAGTTGTGGAGATGGTACCCAGCAGTCCCAAGGCCAGGAAACCACTCCAGGAAAGCACCGTAGGACTCCCAAGAGGAAACACGTGTCTCCAAAGATACGTCCAATTTATGAGGGGTACTGCCCAAGCTGCCAGATGCCTTTTTCCTCACTAATAGGTCAAACACCTCGATGGCATGTTTTTGAGTGTTTGGATGCTCCACCAGTCTCTGAAACAG AGTGCCCTGATGGTCTTCTGTGTACTTCAGTAATTCCTTCTCATTACAAGAGATATACTCACCTCCTGTTAGCTCAGAGTAGGTCAGGTAATAGTCCTATTAGCAGTTCATCACATGGCTTAGGTGGTAGTTTCAGTGAGACTAATTCAGCCTCTCTTAGTAGCCTTGAGGAAAGGAAATGGCCCTGTCAAAAGCAAACTGAGAACTTACAAAATGTTTCATTTGCTCCGTTGTTGGTGACACAGTGTCTAAAAACATCTCAGTCTCCAACTGaaaccaagaaaaatatttcctcttCAACAAATACCCAAATGTCCCAGCAAGCTCCACGATTTACACAATGTGTTAATAATAACAAACTGGTAGGAGTGAGTTTGCCTCTTGCTGAAGAATTAGACAGCCAAAACTCAGCGCACATCAATGTGCCACTGCCAGAAAATGACTGGAGTGACTGTGAAATTTCCTATTCTCCACTTCAAAGTGATGAAGAAACTTACGATGATATAGATAAAAAGCTGGACAATTCACAACAGGAACTGCTTTTTGCAGAAAGCTCTAAAGGTGGCAGCCTAGAAGATGACAACAGCTGTTCTTTGCTGGAAAACTTCCACTGTCCCTTCCTGAGGGATCAGGAGGAGAGTGGCTCCCAAGTGAATAGTTTCTTAACTCAAGATAAATACAACACTCTGAATGATTCATCTCAACCTCTTTTCCGGGATGAGAGTATGATTTTGTGTCATGATCCAGCATActctgatgatggtgatggtttcCTGGTGTTTCCACGTGCATTAGCGGGGGTGTTTGCTTCTAGTTATCACACCCCTGAAGCAAAACCAGATGATCCAGAATTTCACTTATCTCCATCGAATAAACAGAAACAGCTAACTGAAGAATCAGCTGTTTACAATCAAATATGTCTTCCATTACTTGAGAGTCAAATGACAAAACCTTTTGAAAGCCAGGTCCTAGGCAGCTGTCTTTCGTTCCATCCAACCCAAAGTAAAATTGGAGAATTATCAAGTAAGGATGTTAGTGCTAAGAATAGTCCTAAGTCAGCATGTTTCTGCAGAAAGGCATTAGTTGGTATGCTAGACAGTAAAGTTACAGGTATAAATACAGAGAGAATTTCTGGTACACTGACGGCTGCTAAGTCTTTGAAGATGTTGCCATCTGGTTCTCAGTGTAATGCAACACAGCCTTCTACCAAGGTAATGAAGCAAATGGATATTGGTGTGTATTTTGGTCtaccacctaaaaaaaaagaagagaaagtgctGGAGGGAAGTACACTAGAAGGGATGAACTTACATCCAGTTTTGAGCCCTAATGAAAAGAGGTCCAGGCAATGCAAGAGGAAAGCAGGAAAATCTTTAAGTGATTTAGAATTTGATGCAAAGAGTTTAAATGAGAATTCGCAATCTGCGGAACTTTCCAGTAAGAAAGCACAGCATcaaagaaagagacttaaaaagtcaGACTCACTACAGGAAGGAACACCGCAGAAGAGGTCAGACTACCGTATAAACAGGAGAAAAGCTACAGCAGTCCATTTAAGTAACAACATTTTTGTCAAGTCAGCTTGTGGTAGGTGTCAGAGAAGTAACACTAAAATCCCAGAGTCTTCTTATGCAGGAGAATTAAGGAAAAGGACTTGTCCATTCTATAAGAAAATATCTG GAACTGGCTTCACAGTTGATGCCTTTCAGTACGGACTGGTTGAAGGTTGCACAGCCTATTTCCTCACCCATTTTCATTCTGATCATTATGCCGGGTTGTCTAAACACTTCACATTCCCAATTTATTGTAGTGAG ATAACTGGCAATTTGTTGAAGAGCAAACTTCATGTGCAAGAACAATATATCCATCCATTACCAATGGACACTGAATGTATAGTGAATGGTGTCAGTGTTGTTTTGCTTGATGCCAATCA CTGTCCAGGTTCTGTCATGATCCTGTTTAAGCTTCCCAATGGTAAAGTCCTGTTACACACCGGCGACTTCCGGGCAGACCCCAGCATGGAACGTTCACTGCTGGCCGGCCAGAAGGTCCACACGCTGTACTTAGATACCAC GTACTGCAGCCCCGAATACTGCTTTCCGTCTCAGCGAGAGGTTATCCAGTTTGCCATCAACACTGCCTTTGAGGCTGTCACTCGAAACCCGTGTACTCTTGTTGTCTGTGGCACTTACTCTATTGGAAAAGAGAAAGTCTTCCTAG CTATTGCTGATGTTTTATGTTCAAAAGTAGGCATGTcccaagaaaaatataaaactctgcGGTGCCTCAACTTACCAGAAGTTAATGACCTCATCACTACAGACATGTGCACTTCACTAGTTCACCTTCTTCCTATGATgcaaattaattttaag GGTTTACAGAGTCATTTGAAGAAGTTTAATGGCAGATATGATCAGATTTTGGCTTTTCGACCTACAGGATGGACGCACTCTAATAAATTAACGTGCATAACGGATGTTGTACCCCAGACCAAAGGAAACATTTCAATATATG GAATCCCTTATAGCGAACACAGCAGCTACCTGGAAATGAAGCATTTTGTTCAGTGGCTGAAGCCCCAGACAATCATACCTACTGTGAATGTTGGCAGCGTGAAATCCCGGCGGGCGATGGAGAAATACTTCAAAGAATGGAAATTGGAAGCCGGATATTGA